Below is a window of Prosthecochloris sp. GSB1 DNA.
CCGGCGAGTTTCACCGGCTCGAGTTCGGCCACCGGCGTAATGGTGCCGAGCCTGCCGACCTGGAAAACCACGCGGTTCAGTACGGTTTTAGCCTGCTGAGCCGGGTACTTGTAGGCAATCGCCCAACGCGGGCTTTTGGCGGTCGCGCCGAGACGGTCCCAGAGAGCGACCTCGTTCAGCTTGAGCACGACTCCGTCGGTTTCGTAAGGCAGTGTCCAGCGCTTCTCCGACCACTCGCCGATGAATTCGACGATCTCGCTCATCTCCCTGCAGAGCCGGGCAGTCTCACCGGTCATGAAGCCCAGGCCTTTGAGCTTTTCCAGCCGCCTCAGGTGGGTGGGGGCTTCACCGCCGCGCCCCTTGAGATAGTAGGCAATGAACGACATCCTGCGCCGGGCGACCTCGGCCGAGTCCTGCAGCTTGAGCGTTCCGGCGGTGGCGTTGCGCGGATTGGCGAAACGCTCCTCTTCCGGGCGATCCTCGTTGAGCCGTTCGAAATCGTCCTTGCGCATGTACACCTCGCCGCGCACCTCTATTTCGCCGCTTAAGGCCGGATCAAAGAGCGCTCCGGCGGGCGAGTCGAGCCGGAGCGGAATCGACGGAATCGTCCTGAGGTTGGCCGTGATCTCATCGCCCCGCCGTCCGTCGCCGCGCGTTGAGCCGCGAACGAGCAGGCCGTCGCGGTAGAGCAGGCTGACGGCCACGCCGTCATACTTCAGTTCGGCGACGTATTCGGGCGCGCCGCCACCTTCGGCCTCTACCAGTTTTTCGACGCGGGCGCGGAATTCGTCCACCTCGCCGATCGAGTACGTGTTCGAAAGACTGAGCATCGGCTCGCGGTGCTCGACCGTCGGAAACTCCCTGGTAATGCCGCCGCCGACGCGTTGCGAGGGACTGTCGGGCGCCAGGAGTTCCGGGAACTCCCGTTCGAGCGCAATCAGCCGTTCGAGCAGTTTGTCGAACTCGAGGTCCGAAATCTCCGGTTTGGCTTCGAAATAATAGAGGCGGTTGTGACGCTCGATCTCCGTCCGGAGTTTCGCAATCTCACGGGTAGCGTTCGCTTTATCCATCGGCTTCAACTGCGTTGTTCGTTCCGCGATACCGCCCAACCGGCAAGGTTCTTCATAAACGAAACAGAACCGCCGACTCCGAGCTTTTCGTACGTTGCCTTCAACACCCTCGGATACCGCCAGGCGACCTTCAGAAGCACCGTCACGAATTCGTCCAGGCGCATCTCGTCACGGAACATCGCCTGGCGGTATCGCAGGGGAAGGCCGTCGAGAACGATCATGACCTCGTTCATCAATTCGTTGACAAAGTCGGGGCTGTCGGTTCGGGCGTCGAAGCACATGTACTTCATCAGATTCGCCATCGACGCGACATTCGGCTCGTAGGCGCTGATTTTTTCGAGCCTGGCGCGGGAAAGATCGCCGTCGGTCAACGCGCTGTCAAGCTCCGCAGTGAGACGGGGAAGATTGCGAACCATCGAACCGAAGCCGCAGAAAGTCAGCGGGGAACCGAGGCTCGCCGCATCACCGAAAAGAATGATACGGTCGTCGGCGATCTCTCTCGTCCGCGAAAACCCGTCATGGAAATATGCCGGAATGATCCCGAAAACCGGACGGTGAATCCTGAAATCATTTCCCGGAACCTTGTAACCCGGCAGTTTCCGGAAGTAGGTTTCGAACAGGCCGAGCAGCGATTTGTCGTTGTCGGAATCGACGGCGTCGTAGAAAAAGAGATAGGTGATGTATTCGTCGCCGGCGGCGGGAAATCCTTCCCAGATAAGCTGACGGCCGCTCCCCGAGGAAGTGTCGGCGTGTTCCGTGCTCGCCAGGATCTCCCCGGTATCGAAATCGGCGTTCAGAAAACCGCTGGCGACCGTGCCGACGGTCGGGCAGACATGGGTCTGGGGACGCCCTTTGTTGAGCTGTATCGCCGTCGGCGAGAGAATACCCGTCACATCGACGAACGCCCCGGCCCTGAAAAACGACGTTTTTCCCCCGGAAGAAAGGGTCTCGACGACCACGTGGTCGGCAAAGCGGTAACAACGGACGAAGGATGTCCGGTCGAGCACCCTCGAACCAGGTTGCTCCGTGAGGCGTTGCCTTGCGATGCCGAGCAGACGATCGGCATCGACCGCGCAATCGAGCACATTGTCGATATAGAGCCGTTTGCGGCGGGACTCCTCGGCAAAAAATTCCACCCATCCCGTCCGGTAGCGGCGGACGATGACGGAATCGATCTCCCAGGCGGAAAAAACGCCGGTCTCCAGAAGCCTGTCGAGCTCGGGACGGGATATGTTCCAGTCCCTTGTCGAACGTGCCGCGACATGGCGGTCGACAAGCAACGCCTTGCGTCCGTAACGCCCGGCCATGACGGCGGCATGCAGGAGTCCCAACGTCCCGCCGGCATAGAACAGGTCGTATTCCCCTTCAACTTCGGCCCCCGCTGGCAGCCGGGTCCCGTCGAGCACGACATCCTCGGGCGAGCGGTCGCTGATCCTGGCCCAGTACCTGTCGAGCTCCATGACACGACGAAGATGTTCCCCGCCGTTCTCGAGCCGTGAAAAGTTTTCGTATACGCGCGGATGACTACTCTTTATCGTTTCGAGCATGGATGCGTTCGTTCGTATTGATTGAATATCTCCCACTCTTTCTTCACAAACGATTATCGCTTTCGATCTGTCCGTCGACGAGATGAATGCGGCGTTTCGCCCTATGGGCGAAATCCTCGTCATGCGTCACGAAAATAACCGTCTGGCCGAATTCCCGGTTGAGCCTTTCGAACAATTCGTAAACCTGGTTTCCGGACTTCGAATCGAGATTGCCGGTCGGTTCGTCGCCGAGAACGATCTTGGGATCGTTGGCCAGTGCCCTTGCGATCGCGACGCGCTGCTGCTGTCCTCCCGAAAGCTGGCTCGGTCTGTACGATGCCCGGTCGGCGAGCCCGACGGTGTCGAGCAATTCCTCCGCCCGCTGCCGGATCTCGGTTTTTGAACGAAGACGATTGATCATCATCGGCATGCCGACGTTCTCCGCCGCGGTGAATTCGGGCAGAAGAAAATGAAACTGGTAGATGAAACCGATCTTCTCGTTGCGAATGCGCGTCATTTCATGTTCGCTTTTCTCGGTGATGTTCTCACCGTCGAGCCAGACCTCGCCGAAAGTCGGCTTGTCCAGTCCGCCCATCAGATAAAGCAGGGTCGATTTGCCAGAGCCCGACGGACCGGTGATCGAAATGAACCCTCCCTCTTCGATTTCCAGCGAAAGCCCCGGTATGATGGTCTGGCGTATGTCACGGGAAAGTTCGAGTTCCTTTCTCACCGAAACAAGCTTCATGATGCTGTCGCTCATCGCACAGGAATTTGGAATTGCCTCGCCGCCGACCGGGCTTCATAATAACATAAAAAACAAAAAACATCGCATGTCCCAAGAGCGCGCGCCGTGCGTCCCCGGGAACCGCGGCGGTCGCGCTCGTCGTCTTCGACGAAAAACCGCTACAACTTTTTGGCTACGCAGGCCGTTATACAAGTTGTTCCCAAACTTCATGTTAGATGAAACCATGTCTGCAAAACGCAAGAAAGTATGCTTCATAACCGGCGGTTCAGGACGTCTCGGAGGAGGAATGGCAGTCGCGCTTGCCGCGAAAGGCTACTCGATATTCTTCACCTACCGCAACTCGGAGAATGCCGCCGAGGGCGTTCTCGAAGAGGTGCGCGCGTTTAGTCCCGAATCGCGGATGATGCGTTGCGACGTATCGAAGGTTTCCGATATCCGCA
It encodes the following:
- the ligA gene encoding NAD-dependent DNA ligase LigA, which translates into the protein MDKANATREIAKLRTEIERHNRLYYFEAKPEISDLEFDKLLERLIALEREFPELLAPDSPSQRVGGGITREFPTVEHREPMLSLSNTYSIGEVDEFRARVEKLVEAEGGGAPEYVAELKYDGVAVSLLYRDGLLVRGSTRGDGRRGDEITANLRTIPSIPLRLDSPAGALFDPALSGEIEVRGEVYMRKDDFERLNEDRPEEERFANPRNATAGTLKLQDSAEVARRRMSFIAYYLKGRGGEAPTHLRRLEKLKGLGFMTGETARLCREMSEIVEFIGEWSEKRWTLPYETDGVVLKLNEVALWDRLGATAKSPRWAIAYKYPAQQAKTVLNRVVFQVGRLGTITPVAELEPVKLAGSTVSRSTLHNFDEIERLGVRVGDRVMIEKSGEVIPKVVGVVLEERPDETFGIEAPSECPVCGARLERPEGEVSWYCPNEEDCPAQKRGRILHYASRNALDIQNLGESLVAQLVDRGLVNDAGDLYKLTQAELASLDRMAAKSARNVLDALEKSKTQSYARLLFALGIRHVGAATARELAHACPSIDRLRDTSEEDLAAVPDIGPVIAESISDFFAKPWARAMLEKLSEAGLPMQAEAGKALVNNNFEGQSVIFTGGLERHDRNRAAELVRERGGRVVTSVSKKTTLVVAGKDAGSKLEKALKLGLKVVDEEGFEAMLS
- a CDS encoding ABC transporter ATP-binding protein yields the protein MSDSIMKLVSVRKELELSRDIRQTIIPGLSLEIEEGGFISITGPSGSGKSTLLYLMGGLDKPTFGEVWLDGENITEKSEHEMTRIRNEKIGFIYQFHFLLPEFTAAENVGMPMMINRLRSKTEIRQRAEELLDTVGLADRASYRPSQLSGGQQQRVAIARALANDPKIVLGDEPTGNLDSKSGNQVYELFERLNREFGQTVIFVTHDEDFAHRAKRRIHLVDGQIESDNRL